One window from the genome of Nicotiana tomentosiformis chromosome 5, ASM39032v3, whole genome shotgun sequence encodes:
- the LOC138893166 gene encoding uncharacterized protein translates to MDNSFGYVLGQHYETGKKEQAIYYLSKKFTNYEVKYTLLERTCCALTWVAQNLRHYLLAYTTYLISIMDPLKYIFQKPMPTRKLAKWQILLTEFDIVYVTRTAMKAQTLAYHLAENSVDDDYKPLSTYFPNKEVNSIEEVVLDDIRVWKMYFDGAVNIKGVGIGAMLISPIGKHYLQQLDFISSIHGDLIHSPPLELHPMSFLWGMDVIGPIEPKVSNWNRFILVAIDYFTKWVEAVTFKAATKKAMVDFIHSNIIYRFGIPKTIITDNVGNLNSYLMKEVCEQFKIVHHHSTPYRPKANGVVEAANKNIKKILRKMIQGSGQWHEKLPFALLGYHMTARTSVGATLYMLVYGTEAVIPAEVEIPSLRIIVESEIEDTKWVKPRLE, encoded by the exons atggataattcctttggatacGTTCTGGGGCAACATTATGAGACAGGCAAAAAGGAGCAGGCAATTTATTATttaagcaagaagttcaccaattatgaggttaagtatacccttttagaaagaacatgttgtgccttgacttgggtcgctcagaatcTGAGGCATTATCTCCTGGCCTACACTACATACCTCATATCCATAATGGATCCTTTGAAGTACATCTTTCAAAAGCCAATGCCTACTAGAAAGCTTGCAAAATGGCAGATTCTGCTCACAGAGTTTGACAttgtctatgtcactcgcaccgcaATGAAAGCACAGACTTTGGCatatcatttggcagagaattcAGTTGATGATGATTACAAGCCACTAAGCACATACTTCCCAAACAAAGAGGttaactcaatagaggaagtagttttGGATGACATCCgtgtatggaaaatgtattttgatggggctgtcaatatcaaaggagttgggatcggggcaatgCTTATCTCACCTATTGGAAAACATTACCTACAACAACTTGACTTCatttcttct attcatggcgacttgattcactcgcctcctttggagttgcatcccatgtcctttctttggggaatggatgttattgggccaatcgagccaaAGGTTTCAAATTGGAATAGATTCATTCTTGTtgccattgattacttcaccaagtgggtggaggcagTTACTTTCAAGGCAGCCACCAAGAAAGCAATGGTAGATTTtattcattccaacatcatctatcgctttggtatcccaaagaccattatcactgacaatgtaGGCAATCTAAATAGTtatctgatgaaggaggtatgcgagcaatttaaaattgtgCATCACCATTCTACCCCCTACCGACCTAAAGCTAATGGAGTCGTTGAAGCagctaacaagaatatcaagaagatccttaggaagatgatccaagggtccgggcaatggcatgaaaagttgccttttgctcttttgggataccacatgactgctcgcacatctgtgGGTGCAACTCTTTATATgttggtttatggaactgaagctgtaataccggctgaagttgaaattccctctctccgaatcattgtGGAATCAGAGATTGAAGACACCAAGTGGGTCAAACCCAGATTAGAATAG